The Thermacetogenium phaeum DSM 12270 genome segment ATAGGCATCGATCCCAACCTTTTTCAGGTGGCTGCAGATTACCTCCGCGGCCCGCACCATCATCGTCTCCTTCCCCTTCTTTGTGGCGGGTGTAACCGGGATGCGCAGCTTCGAGCCGTCCGGAAGCTCCCTGATCCCGTCCCCATCCTTATCTTTCAGGCCGATCTGGTCGAGGAGGGCATTGGCCTTCGCCAGGTCCTGTGTTAGCCTGGGAAGTGCCGGGTCGTACGCCGGGAGGCTGGGTGGCACGATCCCGCGCCCCGGAACCTCGCCATAGTCTCCCGCTACTGCCTTGACCAGCATCTCGTAATCAATGGCGTAGGATACTGCTTCTCTGAAGGCTTTCTCTGTAACAGGGTACTCTCGCCCGAAGGCCATGTAGATCATTATTCCCAGATCGGAAATCACGCCCAGATCCAAGCCTGGTGTTCCCTCCAAGGCAGGAGCATAGGAAGCCGGAATCGGCATGGCGTAGTCGTAGGTCGCAGCGATCTCTCCTTTCTTGAGCGCCATCACCAGGGCGTCCACATTTTTGTAATACTTCACCTTGACCTTTTCGACGCTCGGCTGCCCGGCAAAGTAGTCGTGGTTGGCCTTGAAAGTGGCGGTCTGGGAAGCGGGGTCGTAGGACTCGAAAATAAAGGGACCGCAACCAATGAGGTTCTCCCTGGCAGTGTAATTCTTGGGATCATTGACATCTTCCCAGATGTGCTTCGGCAAGATGATCCCAATGCCGATGGCCAGGTCCTTAAAGAGGGAATAGACCAGTGGTTCCTTCAAGTAGAAGGTGACCGTGTGAGCGTCAGCAACTTCAATTTTCTCAATCGCCGCCACCGTCCACCGGGCCAGCTCTTTCAAGTGCTTGAGCTTGTATTCAAAGGTAAACTTCACGTCTTCGGCTGTCACCGGCTCCCCGTCGTGCCACCGGGCGTCTTTCACCAGGTAAAAGGTGACCGCTTTCCCGTCTGGAGAGACCTCCCACTTTTCAGCAAGACAGGGCACGATGTGCAACTGCGGGTCGTACTGAACGAGCTGGACATGGGTAAACCCGAAGTGGTTCATCCGGTACCAGGCACCAAGGTCATTCAAGATGTTCATCGGTTCCAGAGGGCTGAGTGTCCCCAGCGATATTTCCTTCACCATACCGCTCTTTACGTCAGCCAGTTGCTTCTCCTGGTCCCACCTCACCTGGCAGCCAAAGGTCTGAGCGACAAAGCGGAGGGGGACAAAACACCTGCCGTTTGCGATCTTCGGCGCAACATCCATAAAAACTTTTCCATCATTTTTCTCAGCCACCCTGCTCCCGACAGTGAGCTTCAACAGCAGGTCCCCTTTTTGCAGGATGACCATCCTCTCGTCTCCGTACCACCTGACTTTTAATCCCAGCGCCTCTCCCAGGACACGAACAGGAACCATAATTCTTCCCTGTTCACTAAGCAGTGATGCGCCCGATACCAGTTGCCTGCCGTCGACCTCGACGCTGAAATCCTTCGCATAAGTCAGGGCCGTCCCGTTTAAAAGGGTTACGGCAAAAAGGAACAAAAACGCCAGGATAAAAAACTTGGCTTTTCTCACCACCATTGTTCCCCCCTATCTCAACTGTTC includes the following:
- a CDS encoding ABC transporter substrate-binding protein, whose translation is MVVRKAKFFILAFLFLFAVTLLNGTALTYAKDFSVEVDGRQLVSGASLLSEQGRIMVPVRVLGEALGLKVRWYGDERMVILQKGDLLLKLTVGSRVAEKNDGKVFMDVAPKIANGRCFVPLRFVAQTFGCQVRWDQEKQLADVKSGMVKEISLGTLSPLEPMNILNDLGAWYRMNHFGFTHVQLVQYDPQLHIVPCLAEKWEVSPDGKAVTFYLVKDARWHDGEPVTAEDVKFTFEYKLKHLKELARWTVAAIEKIEVADAHTVTFYLKEPLVYSLFKDLAIGIGIILPKHIWEDVNDPKNYTARENLIGCGPFIFESYDPASQTATFKANHDYFAGQPSVEKVKVKYYKNVDALVMALKKGEIAATYDYAMPIPASYAPALEGTPGLDLGVISDLGIMIYMAFGREYPVTEKAFREAVSYAIDYEMLVKAVAGDYGEVPGRGIVPPSLPAYDPALPRLTQDLAKANALLDQIGLKDKDGDGIRELPDGSKLRIPVTPATKKGKETMMVRAAEVICSHLKKVGIDAYIDPEVLGNEEKWQQRVWNDRDYWIYLGYATPGAVIYDGGLMYFVDAQGAFGTCADPEYVRIYQKVRQARNDSEWTAALREAQHYHARELPGLALIWGKALYPYRTDEFTGWAIRSGFGPVNYQTWFALRSR